A single region of the Synergistaceae bacterium genome encodes:
- a CDS encoding glycosyltransferase has product MDLVSVIVPVYNVEKYLRDCLDSIIQQTYTNLDIILVDDGSPDTCGQICDEYARNDTRITVYHKENGGLSDARNYGIARAGGDFLMFVDSDDVIAPNLVEEKLRLIHKYDADIVMAGTNIFSTSPDWSSDSESGERCVSPHDAFREAFYQRDFDHGTWAKLYRREIWADTEFSKGMYYEDAFTTYKIFFRSSRIALTYKKLYGYRMRPGSIMKADVSPKMLHVIPATREYYGAVVERFPDLRAAASSRAFSLNRSVYLNYPFSRKKERMMIWEEMKKYRRAIIFDPMARKRERIAALLSYLGADIFHILFSWLYKKQQVMK; this is encoded by the coding sequence GTGGACTTAGTGAGCGTGATTGTCCCGGTATACAACGTAGAGAAATATTTGCGCGACTGCCTCGACAGCATAATTCAGCAGACGTATACGAACCTCGATATTATTCTTGTTGATGACGGCTCCCCGGACACTTGCGGCCAGATATGCGATGAGTACGCTCGCAATGACACCCGGATCACCGTATACCATAAAGAGAACGGCGGACTGTCTGACGCGAGGAATTACGGAATCGCAAGGGCAGGCGGGGACTTTCTGATGTTTGTTGACAGCGATGACGTGATAGCACCGAATCTAGTCGAAGAAAAGCTCAGGCTGATTCACAAATATGACGCTGACATCGTTATGGCAGGGACAAATATTTTCAGCACCTCGCCGGACTGGAGCAGCGATTCAGAATCAGGGGAGCGTTGCGTCTCTCCTCATGATGCGTTCCGGGAGGCTTTCTACCAGCGGGATTTTGACCACGGCACATGGGCAAAGCTATACAGGCGCGAAATATGGGCGGATACGGAATTTTCCAAAGGAATGTACTACGAGGATGCTTTCACAACGTACAAGATTTTTTTCAGAAGCTCAAGGATTGCGCTGACGTACAAAAAGCTATACGGCTACCGCATGAGGCCGGGCAGCATAATGAAGGCTGATGTTTCCCCGAAAATGCTACACGTTATTCCGGCCACAAGAGAATATTACGGGGCTGTTGTCGAAAGATTCCCGGATCTTAGGGCGGCGGCCTCGTCAAGAGCGTTCAGCCTCAACAGAAGTGTGTACCTAAATTACCCGTTCTCCCGGAAAAAAGAGCGCATGATGATATGGGAGGAAATGAAAAAATACAGGCGGGCGATAATTTTTGACCCTATGGCCAGAAAACGCGAACGAATAGCGGCACTTCTGAGTTATCTCGGAGCTGACATATTCCACATTCTTTTCTCATGGCTCTACAAGAAACAGCAGGTAATGAAATAG
- a CDS encoding HU family DNA-binding protein, translating to MTKAELIDAITAKLEMRKKDVAPVVDEVFAQIQAALAKGDKCTFVGFGVFEVRERAAREGRNPQDPSKVVLIPAKKVPVFRPGKDLKDSVVNAPISK from the coding sequence ATGACCAAAGCAGAACTTATTGACGCTATCACCGCCAAGCTCGAAATGCGGAAAAAAGATGTCGCGCCTGTTGTTGATGAGGTTTTCGCACAGATTCAGGCCGCGCTTGCAAAGGGCGACAAATGCACGTTCGTGGGCTTCGGAGTGTTTGAAGTCAGAGAGAGAGCCGCAAGAGAAGGGCGCAACCCGCAGGATCCCTCAAAGGTCGTCCTCATTCCTGCGAAAAAAGTACCCGTCTTCCGCCCGGGGAAAGACCTCAAAGACAGCGTTGTTAACGCGCCAATCAGCAAATAA
- a CDS encoding DUF2156 domain-containing protein, with amino-acid sequence MLNFRKFTWQDKDIYTKYYQLSPVHYAEYSFFGLWSWDHAYPIEFAETGGALCWLRSGGPLPGYFGPCGNWDAVADWDAELSHFSPGDVVYDVPAKVKDILSGRPGLRFNDDRDQHEYVYAVKDMTALKGKLYAHKRNRVRAFLTGYEWDYYPVTPNDFAEIMTFQEKWRAHRALTMTPDEAESLADEDIAIQNALNHWEDFKFSGGMLKVDGEIVAYTIAEELDPENIDIRYEKAMPEYAGSYQAINNMFLKEQCQNYTWVNREEDMGEPGLRESKMSYNPAYMLEKFQMEIL; translated from the coding sequence ATGCTGAATTTCAGAAAATTTACATGGCAGGACAAAGACATTTACACGAAATACTACCAGTTATCCCCGGTACATTACGCGGAGTATTCATTTTTCGGCCTGTGGTCATGGGATCACGCCTACCCGATAGAATTTGCCGAAACGGGCGGGGCTTTATGCTGGCTCAGGTCAGGCGGGCCGCTTCCGGGGTATTTCGGGCCTTGCGGAAATTGGGACGCTGTTGCGGACTGGGACGCGGAATTGTCGCACTTCTCGCCGGGGGACGTGGTATATGATGTCCCGGCAAAAGTGAAAGATATTCTCTCAGGCCGTCCGGGACTCAGGTTCAATGATGACAGAGACCAGCATGAATATGTTTACGCGGTGAAGGACATGACAGCCCTGAAGGGAAAACTGTACGCCCACAAGCGCAACAGGGTTCGGGCATTCCTCACGGGCTACGAATGGGACTATTACCCCGTAACGCCCAATGATTTCGCGGAGATTATGACGTTTCAGGAAAAATGGCGCGCTCACAGGGCACTCACGATGACACCGGACGAGGCCGAGTCGCTCGCTGATGAGGACATAGCGATTCAGAACGCCTTGAATCACTGGGAGGACTTCAAGTTTTCGGGGGGTATGCTGAAAGTTGACGGGGAAATAGTCGCCTACACCATCGCGGAAGAGCTTGACCCGGAAAATATAGATATACGCTACGAAAAGGCCATGCCGGAATACGCCGGAAGCTATCAGGCCATCAATAATATGTTCCTGAAGGAGCAGTGCCAAAATTACACATGGGTGAACCGTGAGGAAGACATGGGCGAGCCGGGACTAAGGGAGTCGAAAATGTCATACAATCCCGCGTATATGCTTGAGAAATTCCAGATGGAAATATTGTAG
- a CDS encoding putative toxin-antitoxin system toxin component, PIN family: MKIVIDTNVVISGVFFGGKPRMILEAAADGKLSVCASAEILSEYYEVTDEMISRGQGHFSRDVLLPLISAIEIIIPLSSFSICRDPDDNKFIECAADSGALYIVSGDKDLLDIQEYNGIRIVAAANFCNMYSDIFTS, from the coding sequence ATGAAGATAGTCATTGATACCAATGTTGTAATATCAGGCGTATTTTTCGGCGGAAAACCCAGAATGATTCTTGAAGCTGCCGCTGACGGCAAATTATCAGTATGCGCTTCTGCTGAAATACTCAGTGAATATTACGAGGTTACAGATGAAATGATCAGCAGGGGACAGGGGCATTTCAGCCGCGATGTCCTTCTCCCTCTGATTTCAGCAATAGAAATAATTATCCCGTTATCATCATTCAGCATATGCAGAGATCCAGACGACAACAAATTTATTGAATGCGCCGCAGATTCAGGAGCGTTATACATCGTCAGCGGGGACAAAGACCTTCTCGACATTCAGGAATATAACGGCATCCGAATTGTTGCTGCTGCAAATTTCTGCAATATGTACAGCGATATATTCACATCATAA
- a CDS encoding SDR family NAD(P)-dependent oxidoreductase, with translation GWGKKFYCGIMVSIAGLVSSPLMAVYSASKAGVFKLVEALNIELEEAGSPNRILNISPGSISGTKFNDPSKPNDISQTLSLANEIIDRMTDGGTLFIPQYDEIYRGVIERYREDPRKFGMSSYEYKKASGRTDSRSRVVTGYLSGTFDLFHIGHLNLLRRAKEQCDYLVVGVHPSGLRKGKPTFIPLDERKAIVASCRYVDKVIDAPAEDSDAWDEWHYSKLFVGSDYKGTERFRRYEEIFSGRGVEIVYFPYTTTTSSSQIRAAIMASIQ, from the coding sequence GGGTGGGGTAAGAAGTTCTATTGCGGAATAATGGTATCTATTGCGGGACTCGTAAGCTCCCCGTTGATGGCGGTATACTCAGCGTCAAAAGCAGGTGTATTCAAACTCGTTGAAGCACTGAATATCGAGCTTGAAGAAGCCGGAAGCCCTAACAGAATCCTCAACATATCCCCCGGATCAATAAGCGGGACAAAGTTCAATGACCCATCAAAGCCCAACGACATATCACAGACATTATCACTGGCAAACGAAATCATAGACCGCATGACAGACGGCGGGACTCTCTTCATTCCACAGTACGATGAAATATACAGGGGAGTTATTGAGCGTTACAGGGAAGACCCGCGCAAATTCGGCATGTCAAGCTATGAATACAAGAAAGCCTCAGGAAGGACAGACAGCAGAAGCAGAGTCGTTACGGGATATTTGTCCGGGACATTTGACCTTTTCCACATAGGACACCTGAATCTCCTCAGGCGGGCAAAAGAACAGTGCGATTATCTTGTTGTCGGAGTCCATCCCAGCGGGCTGCGGAAGGGAAAGCCTACATTCATTCCTCTTGACGAAAGAAAAGCTATTGTAGCCTCATGCAGATATGTCGACAAAGTGATTGACGCTCCTGCGGAAGACAGCGACGCTTGGGACGAATGGCACTACAGCAAATTATTCGTGGGAAGCGATTACAAGGGGACAGAAAGATTCAGGCGTTACGAGGAAATATTTTCCGGGCGCGGAGTTGAGATAGTGTATTTCCCGTACACAACGACAACAAGCAGCTCACAGATAAGGGCGGCAATAATGGCATCAATACAGTAA
- a CDS encoding TerB N-terminal domain-containing protein, with amino-acid sequence MIYLVIGLFIVVAVGAFLRQQSGTQTQESPNTDESADVPSPANPESLDLPDVEIADESDDDTAFVLSAKPVTDPGLAAGATYSSHAPAGEDSPYGLSSEPKKQAQAKANLLRWCGRTGNIQLENIAVPGPFAYWANGESATPEPSCIDVTLPVSFPQKGDALPAEGAESYAAMTPLQRGIYLTWLAGARIQPPLHMCYPAIWLYGIERRTITDKLDLSACINEAFRLLPLLRWDALRDNLIRFITWLSIKVWLPNEDLLAMCRKMDSVPEGLLDILLNSYANSMLPLPTPVAFTVIRTCEKLHREGQPQIRHTDEALQKFTPIYKELCKGGLVLLKPQTTLKLSYKPGNPSITLSKKDNESVEIPDFFSDLSIFKSLVDSWEVFLELQKSAEKIPDLANIEERPDFEGFIKTLRPEGSDLPLIATLGNLGKLFKFSMSPNVKLTGKERKSIVDTAQVEGWQILPDLGVSGREYNWDDKILFTELAPGTQLSQSYRVASFLLEFICASIAADEERVFEPLRRRMNEYFKLTDDDNLRLEAQKPLNLPTQYGPEYYGDFLCSWLSETERKSIKGLILHAVSFMPGYGGNPEVNSILCEVMKLRESEEPTQEDLAKTASDWGNEVLNLMTLLFKNN; translated from the coding sequence ATGATATACCTTGTTATAGGCTTGTTCATAGTTGTAGCTGTGGGAGCGTTCCTCCGTCAGCAGTCCGGGACTCAGACCCAAGAGTCCCCGAACACTGACGAATCCGCAGATGTCCCTTCACCCGCTAATCCCGAATCGCTAGATCTGCCGGATGTCGAAATTGCTGACGAAAGCGACGATGATACAGCGTTCGTTCTGTCGGCAAAACCAGTAACAGACCCAGGACTCGCCGCGGGAGCTACATACTCATCACATGCCCCGGCAGGCGAGGACTCACCCTATGGACTCTCGTCCGAGCCAAAGAAACAGGCTCAGGCAAAAGCTAACCTGCTGAGATGGTGCGGGAGGACGGGAAATATCCAGCTTGAGAATATCGCAGTCCCCGGCCCTTTCGCTTACTGGGCTAACGGTGAGTCAGCTACCCCGGAGCCGTCATGTATTGATGTTACACTGCCCGTTTCATTCCCGCAGAAGGGCGATGCTCTCCCGGCTGAAGGTGCAGAGTCTTACGCGGCAATGACTCCGTTACAGCGCGGTATATATCTCACGTGGCTTGCAGGCGCACGGATTCAGCCCCCGCTGCATATGTGCTACCCGGCAATCTGGCTCTACGGAATCGAGCGGCGCACTATCACCGACAAATTAGACCTCAGCGCGTGCATAAACGAGGCTTTCAGGCTGTTACCGTTGCTGAGATGGGACGCTCTCCGGGACAATCTCATACGCTTTATTACGTGGCTTTCGATAAAAGTCTGGCTGCCTAATGAGGATTTGTTAGCGATGTGCAGGAAAATGGACTCCGTTCCTGAAGGGCTGCTTGACATTCTGCTTAACTCCTACGCAAATTCAATGCTCCCGCTTCCGACTCCTGTCGCCTTTACGGTAATAAGGACATGCGAAAAACTTCACAGGGAAGGGCAGCCGCAAATCAGGCACACTGACGAGGCTTTGCAGAAATTCACGCCGATATACAAAGAATTATGCAAGGGGGGATTAGTCCTCCTCAAGCCGCAGACGACTCTGAAACTTTCCTACAAGCCCGGCAATCCGTCTATAACCCTCAGCAAAAAGGACAATGAGTCCGTTGAGATTCCCGACTTCTTTTCCGACCTGTCAATCTTCAAATCCCTTGTCGACTCGTGGGAAGTGTTCCTTGAGTTGCAGAAGAGTGCCGAAAAAATTCCTGACCTCGCAAATATTGAGGAACGCCCCGACTTTGAGGGCTTCATAAAAACTTTGCGGCCTGAAGGAAGCGACCTGCCGTTAATCGCGACATTAGGGAATTTAGGCAAGCTGTTCAAGTTCAGCATGTCCCCGAACGTGAAACTTACAGGCAAGGAACGTAAATCCATCGTGGACACAGCGCAGGTTGAAGGCTGGCAGATTCTCCCGGATTTAGGGGTGTCAGGGCGTGAATACAACTGGGACGACAAAATACTATTCACGGAGCTTGCGCCGGGGACTCAGCTGTCGCAGTCATACCGGGTAGCGTCATTCCTGCTTGAGTTCATATGCGCGTCAATTGCGGCGGACGAGGAGAGAGTGTTCGAGCCGTTGCGCCGGAGAATGAACGAGTATTTCAAGCTGACTGATGACGACAATCTCAGGCTTGAGGCGCAGAAGCCTCTGAATTTGCCGACACAGTACGGGCCGGAATATTACGGGGATTTCCTGTGTTCGTGGCTGTCTGAGACTGAGCGGAAATCCATAAAGGGATTAATCCTTCACGCGGTGAGCTTCATGCCGGGCTACGGGGGGAATCCTGAAGTAAATTCTATCTTGTGCGAGGTAATGAAGCTCCGAGAGTCAGAAGAGCCGACTCAGGAAGACTTAGCCAAGACCGCAAGCGACTGGGGAAATGAAGTGCTGAATCTTATGACTCTCCTGTTCAAGAACAACTGA
- a CDS encoding MurR/RpiR family transcriptional regulator: MDIQRLEDCIRGRLSNFPAKTRRVAEYILGNSPEIAFHSISETAEKLSVSRAQLVRVARMLGFDGYADLKNTLKKKLLNQVIPSSGDTVPEDSADTALRLCRLEHANIDETYRNISLNREDVRRFCTAARDSDAIYCMGWGISSMPAEWLYTRFAELGMKSVLMRRGSLSLLEQARGITENDMLIVCELPSYVIEVTEAAEQTASRGVRIASITDSPAAPVCEHADMHFYVSDNSPLFGSSLIGSMFAVHVLTSILAKELGTAGKRALEEQREGLNDERVYYPSYGLRY; this comes from the coding sequence ATGGACATTCAGCGGCTTGAAGACTGCATACGCGGAAGACTCAGCAACTTTCCCGCAAAAACGAGAAGGGTTGCAGAATATATTTTAGGGAACTCGCCTGAAATAGCGTTTCACTCAATAAGCGAGACAGCAGAGAAATTATCCGTATCACGCGCCCAGCTTGTGAGGGTTGCCCGGATGCTCGGCTTTGACGGCTATGCTGACCTGAAGAACACTCTCAAGAAAAAGCTGCTCAATCAGGTGATTCCGTCGTCAGGCGATACAGTCCCGGAAGACAGCGCAGACACCGCCCTAAGATTATGCCGCCTCGAACATGCCAATATCGATGAGACATACAGGAATATATCCCTTAACCGCGAGGACGTTCGGAGATTCTGCACCGCCGCCCGCGATTCTGACGCTATATACTGCATGGGCTGGGGCATATCTTCAATGCCTGCTGAATGGCTTTACACGCGCTTTGCCGAGCTTGGCATGAAGTCCGTATTAATGCGCCGTGGCTCTCTCTCGCTCCTCGAACAGGCACGCGGCATAACAGAAAATGACATGCTCATAGTGTGCGAGCTTCCCAGCTATGTTATTGAGGTAACAGAAGCGGCAGAGCAGACAGCCTCACGGGGAGTCCGAATCGCGTCAATCACCGACAGCCCGGCGGCTCCTGTGTGCGAACATGCCGACATGCATTTTTACGTCAGCGACAATTCGCCCCTGTTCGGAAGCAGCCTTATAGGGTCAATGTTCGCCGTTCATGTCCTGACATCGATACTCGCCAAAGAGCTGGGCACCGCAGGAAAACGCGCCCTAGAGGAACAGAGAGAGGGCCTCAATGATGAGCGTGTATATTACCCGTCATACGGTCTGCGATATTAG